In Pseudomonas sp. Leaf58, one DNA window encodes the following:
- a CDS encoding Nif3-like dinuclear metal center hexameric protein, translated as MAVALNTLVEEAERYLGSAKIQDYCPNGLQVEGRPQVSRIVSGVTASQALLDAAVEAEADLVLVHHGYFWKGEDPCITGIRQRRLKTLLNNDISLLAFHLPLDVHPEVGNNVQLARQLDITVEGPLDPENPKVVGLVGSLAEPMTARDFARRVQEVLGREPLLVEGDQMIRRVGWCTGGGQGYIDTAIAAGVDLYLTGEASEQTYHSARETGVSFIAAGHHATERYGVQALGDYLARRFAVEHLFIDCPNPI; from the coding sequence ATGGCCGTCGCTCTAAACACCCTGGTCGAGGAAGCCGAACGTTACCTGGGCAGCGCGAAGATCCAGGATTATTGCCCCAATGGCCTGCAGGTCGAAGGCCGGCCGCAGGTCAGCCGCATTGTCAGCGGCGTTACCGCCAGCCAGGCATTGCTGGATGCGGCGGTCGAGGCCGAAGCCGACCTGGTGCTGGTGCACCATGGTTACTTCTGGAAGGGGGAGGACCCGTGCATCACCGGCATTCGCCAGCGTCGCCTGAAGACGTTGCTGAACAACGACATCAGCCTGCTGGCGTTCCACCTACCGCTGGACGTGCACCCGGAGGTGGGTAACAACGTGCAACTGGCGCGGCAGCTGGATATCACCGTCGAAGGGCCGCTGGACCCGGAGAACCCCAAGGTGGTCGGGCTGGTCGGCTCGCTGGCCGAGCCGATGACTGCGCGCGATTTTGCCCGGCGGGTGCAGGAGGTGCTGGGGCGTGAGCCGTTGCTGGTGGAAGGCGACCAGATGATCCGCCGGGTGGGCTGGTGCACCGGCGGCGGGCAGGGCTACATCGACACCGCGATTGCCGCGGGGGTGGACCTGTACCTGACCGGTGAGGCGTCCGAGCAGACCTATCACAGCGCGCGCGAAACTGGCGTCAGTTTCATTGCTGCCGGGCACCATGCCACCGAGCGCTATGGGGTGCAGGCGCTGGGCGATTACCTGGCGCGGCGGTTTGCTGTGGAGCACCTGTTCATCGATTGCCCGAACCCGATTTGA
- the algW gene encoding Do family serine endopeptidase AlgW, producing the protein MFKALRYFGWPLLTGVLIAMLIIQRFPQWVGLPSQDVNLQQAPQTTQIMQGPVSYADAVTLAAPAVVNLYTTKVVNKSAHPLFEDPQFRRFFGDNLPKQRRWESSLGSAVIMSPEGYLLTNNHVTSGADQIVVALKDGRETLARVIGSDPETDLAVLKIDLKSLPAITIGRSDTIHIGDVSLAIGNPFGVGQTVTMGIISATGRNQLGLNNYEDFIQTDAAINPGNSGGALVDANGNLVGINTAIFSKSGGSQGIGFAIPVKLALEVMKSIIEHGQVIRGWLGIEVQPLSQELAESFGMKDRPGIVVAGIFREGPAAKAGLQLGDVILSINGEPAGDGRKSMNQVARIKPNEKISIEVMRNGQQLKLVAEVGLRPPPAPAVAKEEK; encoded by the coding sequence ATGTTCAAGGCTTTGCGTTATTTTGGCTGGCCCCTGCTGACTGGGGTATTGATCGCCATGCTGATCATCCAGCGCTTCCCGCAATGGGTCGGCCTGCCCAGCCAGGACGTCAACCTGCAACAAGCGCCACAGACCACACAGATCATGCAGGGCCCGGTGTCCTACGCCGACGCCGTGACCCTGGCCGCCCCGGCGGTGGTCAACCTGTACACCACCAAGGTGGTGAACAAGAGCGCGCACCCACTGTTCGAAGACCCGCAGTTCCGCCGTTTCTTCGGCGACAACCTGCCCAAGCAGCGCCGCTGGGAGTCGAGCCTGGGCTCGGCGGTAATCATGAGCCCCGAGGGCTACCTGCTGACCAACAACCACGTCACCAGCGGTGCCGACCAGATCGTCGTGGCCCTGAAAGATGGCCGCGAGACCCTGGCCCGGGTCATCGGCAGCGACCCAGAAACCGACCTGGCGGTGCTGAAGATCGACTTGAAGAGCCTGCCGGCGATCACCATCGGCCGCTCCGACACCATTCACATCGGCGACGTGTCACTGGCCATCGGCAACCCGTTCGGGGTTGGCCAGACCGTGACCATGGGCATCATCAGCGCCACTGGCCGCAACCAGCTGGGCCTGAACAACTACGAAGACTTCATCCAGACCGACGCGGCGATCAACCCGGGCAACTCCGGCGGTGCGCTGGTGGATGCCAACGGCAACCTGGTCGGCATCAACACGGCGATCTTCTCCAAGTCGGGCGGTTCGCAGGGCATCGGCTTCGCTATCCCGGTAAAACTGGCGCTGGAGGTGATGAAGTCGATCATCGAGCACGGCCAGGTGATCCGCGGCTGGCTGGGCATCGAAGTGCAACCATTGAGCCAGGAACTGGCCGAATCGTTCGGCATGAAAGACCGCCCAGGCATCGTGGTGGCCGGTATCTTCCGCGAGGGGCCAGCGGCCAAGGCTGGCCTGCAACTGGGTGACGTGATCCTGAGCATCAACGGCGAACCGGCCGGTGACGGGCGCAAGTCGATGAACCAGGTGGCGCGGATCAAGCCCAACGAGAAGATCAGCATCGAAGTGATGCGCAACGGGCAGCAGTTGAAGCTGGTTGCCGAGGTGGGGCTGCGACCACCACCGGCACCGGCAGTGGCCAAAGAAGAGAAGTAA